From a single Phalacrocorax aristotelis chromosome 1, bGulAri2.1, whole genome shotgun sequence genomic region:
- the IKBIP gene encoding inhibitor of nuclear factor kappa-B kinase-interacting protein isoform X3, which translates to MSEVKQRKKGISSSKTSEGSEKVEKHSNCGKLASLRTSNSWSSFWMDSRTSLSIICLAVCLVLSWFLFQQSGQFADMEKKYNFLQQEAEKFLDVENKINLISEKCEKTWNLMEQLEDLQTISRIKHLQEDIYAMKTRSSSIIKKQEELQKNLTTLFHAVSSVEQNAASVAKNITLTIVTVKTDIRRISGLVSDMTALTDSLQMLEDKVEKGEKKTVENIGDLLTSSIDRSTKLQSLASSNARKIEQIKTALSELRSDFSKHSDRLLNLEGDRAKVLKTVTFANDLKPKMYKLKKDFAILEPLINDLTLRIGRLVEDVLQREKEIALLNEKLANLTRVQTEIKDTKDEITKISDTN; encoded by the exons atgtcTGAAGTTAAGCAGCGGAAAAAGGGTATTTCTTCATCCAAGACCAGTGAAGGTTCAGAAAAGGTTGAGAAACACAGTAATTGTGGGAAGCTGGCAAGTCTCAGGACCAGCAATAGTTGGAGTTCCTTTTGGATGGACTCACGGACAAGCTTGAGCATAATTTGCCTTGCTGTTTGCCTGGTGCTATCCTG GTTCCTATTCCAGCAGTCAGGTCAATTTGCTGATatggaaaaaaagtataatttctTGCAGCAAGAAGCGGAAAAATTCCTGGAcgtggaaaataaaattaatttaatttctgaaaag TGTGAAAAGACTTGGAACTTAATGGAACAGCTAGAAGATCTTCAAACAATTTCTCGCATTAAGCATCTGCAGGAAGATATTTATGCAATGAAAACACGGTCTAGcagcataattaaaaaacaagaagaacTGCAGAAGAATTTAACAACTCTCTTCCATGCAGTTTCGAGTGTTGAACAGAACGCAGCTTCTGTAGCAAAAAACATAACTTTGACAATTGTGACAGTAAAAACTGACATAAGGCGCATTTCAGGCCTAGTCTCAGATATGACGGCCCTGACAGATTCTTTGCAAATGCTAGAAGATAAAgtagaaaaaggtgaaaagaagACAGTAGAAAATATAGGTGACCTGCTTACCAGTAGCATCGACCGAAGTACAAAACTACAAAGCTTGGCATCCAGTAACGCAAGAAAAATAGAGCAAATTAAGACAGCGTTATCTGAGTTAAGGAGTGATTTTAGCAAGCATTCGGATAGACTGTTGAATCTCGAAGGTGACAGAGCAAAAGTTCTGAAGACTGTTACATTTGCAAATGACTTAAAACCCAAGATGTACAAACTGAAAAAGGATTTTGCTATCTTGGAGCCGTTAATAAATGACCTAACACTGAGAATAGGAAGATTAGTGGAGGATGTATTACAACGGGAGAAGGAAATTGCTTTACTGAATGAGAAACTGGCCAATCTAACAAGAGTTCAAACTGAGATCAAAGATACGAAAGATGAAATAACCAAGATTTCGGACACAAATTGA
- the IKBIP gene encoding inhibitor of nuclear factor kappa-B kinase-interacting protein isoform X1, with translation MSEVKQRKKGISSSKTSEGSEKVEKHSNCGKLASLRTSNSWSSFWMDSRTSLSIICLAVCLVLSWFLFQQSGQFADMEKKYNFLQQEAEKFLDVENKINLISEKLESSESTLREAPSSVSAMTEFEQEISSLQKIINDIQNSEQTFSIKMQNITEKFQNVTNSWRRSLDEMNTNTSSLKSDVKFIHTEVTSQINEVDQRIKSLSERCEKTWNLMEQLEDLQTISRIKHLQEDIYAMKTRSSSIIKKQEELQKNLTTLFHAVSSVEQNAASVAKNITLTIVTVKTDIRRISGLVSDMTALTDSLQMLEDKVEKGEKKTVENIGDLLTSSIDRSTKLQSLASSNARKIEQIKTALSELRSDFSKHSDRLLNLEGDRAKVLKTVTFANDLKPKMYKLKKDFAILEPLINDLTLRIGRLVEDVLQREKEIALLNEKLANLTRVQTEIKDTKDEITKISDTN, from the exons atgtcTGAAGTTAAGCAGCGGAAAAAGGGTATTTCTTCATCCAAGACCAGTGAAGGTTCAGAAAAGGTTGAGAAACACAGTAATTGTGGGAAGCTGGCAAGTCTCAGGACCAGCAATAGTTGGAGTTCCTTTTGGATGGACTCACGGACAAGCTTGAGCATAATTTGCCTTGCTGTTTGCCTGGTGCTATCCTG GTTCCTATTCCAGCAGTCAGGTCAATTTGCTGATatggaaaaaaagtataatttctTGCAGCAAGAAGCGGAAAAATTCCTGGAcgtggaaaataaaattaatttaatttctgaaaag CTTGAGTCTTCTGAAAGTACCCTACGAGAAGCTCCCTCATCCGTCTCTGCGATGACTGAGTTTGAGCAGGAAATATCTTCTCTTCAGAAGATCATAAATGATATTCAGAACAGTGAACAGACTTTCTCTATAAAGATGCAGAACATTACTGAGAAGTTCCAAAACGTTACAAATTCCTGGAGAAGAAGCTTGGATGAAATGAACACAAACACTAGTAGTTTAAAATCTGATGTGAAGTTCATACATACAGAAGTTACCTCCCAAATCAATGAAGTTGACCAAAGGATTAAATCCCTTTCAGAAAGA TGTGAAAAGACTTGGAACTTAATGGAACAGCTAGAAGATCTTCAAACAATTTCTCGCATTAAGCATCTGCAGGAAGATATTTATGCAATGAAAACACGGTCTAGcagcataattaaaaaacaagaagaacTGCAGAAGAATTTAACAACTCTCTTCCATGCAGTTTCGAGTGTTGAACAGAACGCAGCTTCTGTAGCAAAAAACATAACTTTGACAATTGTGACAGTAAAAACTGACATAAGGCGCATTTCAGGCCTAGTCTCAGATATGACGGCCCTGACAGATTCTTTGCAAATGCTAGAAGATAAAgtagaaaaaggtgaaaagaagACAGTAGAAAATATAGGTGACCTGCTTACCAGTAGCATCGACCGAAGTACAAAACTACAAAGCTTGGCATCCAGTAACGCAAGAAAAATAGAGCAAATTAAGACAGCGTTATCTGAGTTAAGGAGTGATTTTAGCAAGCATTCGGATAGACTGTTGAATCTCGAAGGTGACAGAGCAAAAGTTCTGAAGACTGTTACATTTGCAAATGACTTAAAACCCAAGATGTACAAACTGAAAAAGGATTTTGCTATCTTGGAGCCGTTAATAAATGACCTAACACTGAGAATAGGAAGATTAGTGGAGGATGTATTACAACGGGAGAAGGAAATTGCTTTACTGAATGAGAAACTGGCCAATCTAACAAGAGTTCAAACTGAGATCAAAGATACGAAAGATGAAATAACCAAGATTTCGGACACAAATTGA
- the IKBIP gene encoding inhibitor of nuclear factor kappa-B kinase-interacting protein isoform X4, with the protein MSEVKQRKKGISSSKTSEGSEKVEKHSNCGKLASLRTSNSWSSFWMDSRTSLSIICLAVCLVLSWFLFQQSGQFADMEKKYNFLQQEAEKFLDVENKINLISEKLESSESTLREAPSSVSAMTEFEQEISSLQKIINDIQNSEQTFSIKMQNITEKFQNVTNSWRRSLDEMNTNTSSLKSDVKFIHTEVTSQINEVDQRIKSLSERVRDLEDSTARNTKTLKRQEDDEFSRVEQKLDVDAKAVEKLEEEQNSLVAKVTDLSQKLENYEPKIAECKTHLPTVENAIHSILRFSSELLSMEKKIEDLTTQLHTVENDMLKTISDTMAMQKILEGIQYSDM; encoded by the exons atgtcTGAAGTTAAGCAGCGGAAAAAGGGTATTTCTTCATCCAAGACCAGTGAAGGTTCAGAAAAGGTTGAGAAACACAGTAATTGTGGGAAGCTGGCAAGTCTCAGGACCAGCAATAGTTGGAGTTCCTTTTGGATGGACTCACGGACAAGCTTGAGCATAATTTGCCTTGCTGTTTGCCTGGTGCTATCCTG GTTCCTATTCCAGCAGTCAGGTCAATTTGCTGATatggaaaaaaagtataatttctTGCAGCAAGAAGCGGAAAAATTCCTGGAcgtggaaaataaaattaatttaatttctgaaaag CTTGAGTCTTCTGAAAGTACCCTACGAGAAGCTCCCTCATCCGTCTCTGCGATGACTGAGTTTGAGCAGGAAATATCTTCTCTTCAGAAGATCATAAATGATATTCAGAACAGTGAACAGACTTTCTCTATAAAGATGCAGAACATTACTGAGAAGTTCCAAAACGTTACAAATTCCTGGAGAAGAAGCTTGGATGAAATGAACACAAACACTAGTAGTTTAAAATCTGATGTGAAGTTCATACATACAGAAGTTACCTCCCAAATCAATGAAGTTGACCAAAGGATTAAATCCCTTTCAGAAAGAGTAAGAGATTTGGAAGACAGTACAGCCAGAAATactaaaacactgaaaagacaaGAGGATGATGAATTCTCTAGAGTTGAACAAAAGTTGGACGTAGATGCAAAGGCAGTTGAAAAGCTAGAAGAAGAACAGAATAGTCTGGTAGCCAAGGTCACAGACCTGAGTCAGAAACTTGAAAACTATGAACCTAAAATTGCAGAGTGCAAGACCCATTTGCCAACAGTTGAAAATGCTATTCACTCTATCCTTAGGTTTTCAAGTGAATTGCTAAGTATGGAGAAAAAGATAGAGGACTTGACAACGCAGCTGCATACTGTGGAAAATGATATGTTGAAAACCATTTCTGATACAATGGCAATGCAGAAGATTCTTGAGGGCATACAGTACAGTGACA TGTGA
- the IKBIP gene encoding inhibitor of nuclear factor kappa-B kinase-interacting protein isoform X2: protein MSEVKQRKKGISSSKTSEGSEKVEKHSNCGKLASLRTSNSWSSFWMDSRTSLSIICLAVCLVLSWFLFQQSGQFADMEKKYNFLQQEAEKFLDVENKINLISEKLESSESTLREAPSSVSAMTEFEQEISSLQKIINDIQNSEQTFSIKMQNITEKFQNVTNSWRRSLDEMNTNTSSLKSDVKFIHTEVTSQINEVDQRIKSLSERVRDLEDSTARNTKTLKRQEDDEFSRVEQKLDVDAKAVEKLEEEQNSLVAKVTDLSQKLENYEPKIAECKTHLPTVENAIHSILRFSSELLSMEKKIEDLTTQLHTVENDMLKTISDTMAMQKILEGIQYSDSTLKVQNEIVVLEEVMHDIKVSSKVKEITLESYNLENDQNGDK from the exons atgtcTGAAGTTAAGCAGCGGAAAAAGGGTATTTCTTCATCCAAGACCAGTGAAGGTTCAGAAAAGGTTGAGAAACACAGTAATTGTGGGAAGCTGGCAAGTCTCAGGACCAGCAATAGTTGGAGTTCCTTTTGGATGGACTCACGGACAAGCTTGAGCATAATTTGCCTTGCTGTTTGCCTGGTGCTATCCTG GTTCCTATTCCAGCAGTCAGGTCAATTTGCTGATatggaaaaaaagtataatttctTGCAGCAAGAAGCGGAAAAATTCCTGGAcgtggaaaataaaattaatttaatttctgaaaag CTTGAGTCTTCTGAAAGTACCCTACGAGAAGCTCCCTCATCCGTCTCTGCGATGACTGAGTTTGAGCAGGAAATATCTTCTCTTCAGAAGATCATAAATGATATTCAGAACAGTGAACAGACTTTCTCTATAAAGATGCAGAACATTACTGAGAAGTTCCAAAACGTTACAAATTCCTGGAGAAGAAGCTTGGATGAAATGAACACAAACACTAGTAGTTTAAAATCTGATGTGAAGTTCATACATACAGAAGTTACCTCCCAAATCAATGAAGTTGACCAAAGGATTAAATCCCTTTCAGAAAGAGTAAGAGATTTGGAAGACAGTACAGCCAGAAATactaaaacactgaaaagacaaGAGGATGATGAATTCTCTAGAGTTGAACAAAAGTTGGACGTAGATGCAAAGGCAGTTGAAAAGCTAGAAGAAGAACAGAATAGTCTGGTAGCCAAGGTCACAGACCTGAGTCAGAAACTTGAAAACTATGAACCTAAAATTGCAGAGTGCAAGACCCATTTGCCAACAGTTGAAAATGCTATTCACTCTATCCTTAGGTTTTCAAGTGAATTGCTAAGTATGGAGAAAAAGATAGAGGACTTGACAACGCAGCTGCATACTGTGGAAAATGATATGTTGAAAACCATTTCTGATACAATGGCAATGCAGAAGATTCTTGAGGGCATACAGTACAGTGACAGTACATTGAAAGTGCAAAATGAAATAGTGGTTTTAGAAGAAGTAATGCATGACATAAAAGTATCttcaaaagtaaaagaaataactttagAAAGCTATAACTTAGAAAATGACCAGAATGGAGATAAGTGA
- the SLC25A3 gene encoding solute carrier family 25 member 3 isoform X2: MFSSIAPLARLNPFYAPHFQPAQDGVRKRAEPAGPPATRRSLAAASAAEEYSCAYGSGRFFMLCGLGGIISCGTTHTALVPLDLVKCRIQVDPQKYKSIFNGFSVTVKEDGVRGLAKGWAPTFIGYSMQGLCKFGFYEVFKILYGNMLGEENAYLWRTSLYLAASASAEFFADIALAPMEAAKVRIQTQPGYANTLRQAVPKMFGEEGIWAFYKGVAPLWMRQIPYTMMKFACFERTVEALYKYVVPKPRSECTKAEQLVVTFIAGYIAGVFCAIVSHPADSVVSVLNKEKGSSASQVLMRLGFKGVWKGLFARIIMIGTLTALQWFIYDSVKVYFRLPRPPPPEMPESLKKKLGLTE; the protein is encoded by the exons ATGTTCTCCTCCATCGCGCCGCTCGCCCGGCTCAACCCCTTCTACGCGCCGCACTTCCAGCCGGCCCAGGACGGGGTGAGGAAGCGCGCGGAGCCGGCAGGGCCGCCCGCCACGCGGCGGAGCTTGGCGGCCGCGTCCGCTGCTGAAG AATACAGCTGTGCATATGGCTCGGGCAGATTCTTTATGCTTTGTGGCCTTGGTGGAATTATTAGCTGTGGAACAACACATACAGCGCTGGTTCCTCTAGACCTGGTTAAATGCAGAATACAG GTTGATCCACAAAAATACAAGAGCATCTTCAATGGATTTTCAGTGACAGTCAAAGAAGATGGCGTTCGTGGCTTGGCTAAGGGATGGGCTCCAACCTTCATCGGGTATTCCATGCAGGGGCTTTGTAAATTTGGTTTCTATGAAGTTTTCAAAATCCTATATGGCAACATGCTGGGAGAG GAAAACGCATATTTGTGGCGTACGTCGCTATATTTAGCTGCATCTGCCAGTGCAGAGTTTTTTGCTGACATTGCTCTGGCTCCAATGGAAGCTGCTAAAGTTCGTATTCAGACACAGCCTGGGTATGCTAACACTCTGCGGCAGGCTGTACCTAAAATGTTTGGAGAAGAAGGCATCTGGGC TTTCTATAAAGGTGTTGCTCCACTATGGATGAGACAGATTCCATACACGATGATGAAATTTGCCTGCTTTGAACGTACTGTTGAAGCTCTCTACAAGTACGTCGTTCCCAAGCCACGGAGTGAATGTacaaaagcagaacagctgGTAGTCACATTTATTGCAGGCTATATTG CTGGTGTGTTCTGTGCAATTGTTTCCCATCCTGCTGACTCTGTGGTGTCCGTGTTGAACAAAGAAAAGGGCAGTTCTGCTTCACAGGTTCTTATGAGGCTTGGATTCAAAG GTGTATGGAAAGGTCTGTTTGCCCGTATCATCATGATTGGTACCCTGACTGCACTACAGTGGTTcatctatgattctgtgaaggtTTATTTCAGACTTCCTCGTCCACCTCCACCTGAAATGCCAGAATCTCTGAAGAAGAAGCTTGGTCTAACTGAATAG
- the SLC25A3 gene encoding solute carrier family 25 member 3 isoform X1 — translation MFSSIAPLARLNPFYAPHFQPAQDGVRKRAEPAGPPATRRSLAAASAAEEYSCEYGSLKFYALCGVGGVLSCGLTHTAVVPLDLVKCRMQVDPQKYKSIFNGFSVTVKEDGVRGLAKGWAPTFIGYSMQGLCKFGFYEVFKILYGNMLGEENAYLWRTSLYLAASASAEFFADIALAPMEAAKVRIQTQPGYANTLRQAVPKMFGEEGIWAFYKGVAPLWMRQIPYTMMKFACFERTVEALYKYVVPKPRSECTKAEQLVVTFIAGYIAGVFCAIVSHPADSVVSVLNKEKGSSASQVLMRLGFKGVWKGLFARIIMIGTLTALQWFIYDSVKVYFRLPRPPPPEMPESLKKKLGLTE, via the exons ATGTTCTCCTCCATCGCGCCGCTCGCCCGGCTCAACCCCTTCTACGCGCCGCACTTCCAGCCGGCCCAGGACGGGGTGAGGAAGCGCGCGGAGCCGGCAGGGCCGCCCGCCACGCGGCGGAGCTTGGCGGCCGCGTCCGCTGCTGAAG AATACAGTTGTGAATATGGCTCGCTCAAGTTTTATGCTCTCTGTGGCGTTGGTGGGGTCCTAAGTTGTGGCCTGACACACACTGCTGTTGTGCCTCTGGACTTAGTGAAATGTCGTATGCAG GTTGATCCACAAAAATACAAGAGCATCTTCAATGGATTTTCAGTGACAGTCAAAGAAGATGGCGTTCGTGGCTTGGCTAAGGGATGGGCTCCAACCTTCATCGGGTATTCCATGCAGGGGCTTTGTAAATTTGGTTTCTATGAAGTTTTCAAAATCCTATATGGCAACATGCTGGGAGAG GAAAACGCATATTTGTGGCGTACGTCGCTATATTTAGCTGCATCTGCCAGTGCAGAGTTTTTTGCTGACATTGCTCTGGCTCCAATGGAAGCTGCTAAAGTTCGTATTCAGACACAGCCTGGGTATGCTAACACTCTGCGGCAGGCTGTACCTAAAATGTTTGGAGAAGAAGGCATCTGGGC TTTCTATAAAGGTGTTGCTCCACTATGGATGAGACAGATTCCATACACGATGATGAAATTTGCCTGCTTTGAACGTACTGTTGAAGCTCTCTACAAGTACGTCGTTCCCAAGCCACGGAGTGAATGTacaaaagcagaacagctgGTAGTCACATTTATTGCAGGCTATATTG CTGGTGTGTTCTGTGCAATTGTTTCCCATCCTGCTGACTCTGTGGTGTCCGTGTTGAACAAAGAAAAGGGCAGTTCTGCTTCACAGGTTCTTATGAGGCTTGGATTCAAAG GTGTATGGAAAGGTCTGTTTGCCCGTATCATCATGATTGGTACCCTGACTGCACTACAGTGGTTcatctatgattctgtgaaggtTTATTTCAGACTTCCTCGTCCACCTCCACCTGAAATGCCAGAATCTCTGAAGAAGAAGCTTGGTCTAACTGAATAG